From Microbacterium pseudoresistens, the proteins below share one genomic window:
- a CDS encoding FAD-dependent monooxygenase, which translates to MTPLPRADVVIAGAGPVGLTLAIGLARQGASVHLFEKRPAFGMLPKMERCNARTMENFRRLGIEDEIRDAGLDNDMPMDVFICLEDVNRPPLVTHEYASVNELKRSYRSTHDGTTAAVPYQLISQYTLEPLLCEIARRYPSVQITFDRELTDFTQTEDAVQVELRSASGEGWEIDADYLVGCDGGASTVRDLLGFTLEGETLLAMRQALFRSDELLDRIPIGKGRHYHIADDKNSFLIVQDDKQHFSLHATVSSDEEMPPLFEKIIGFPIDYETLYVGGWQQRLMLANRYRDRRVFLAGDSAHLVIPTGGLGMNTGHGDAVDLAWKLAAVVGGWGGPGLLDSYEAERRPTGRRNIAASRRAAKGRRQWRDMWRPEIADESAAGERARADLREVAEREQRWSNDLYGIELGYRYMASPVLAYDAAPDSEDQPVEFEYSPSTLVGARLPNVWLRDGRPLQDEFGFEFTLIDTTPSGADASELAAAFERLGAPFRSIRPDSDHAARVYGEGLLLIRPDLHIAWSGDACPEDAQGLAMRLTGRYPASTAR; encoded by the coding sequence GTGACCCCGCTTCCCCGCGCGGATGTCGTCATCGCGGGGGCGGGCCCCGTCGGCCTCACCCTGGCGATCGGCCTCGCTCGGCAAGGAGCGAGCGTGCACCTCTTCGAGAAGCGCCCGGCGTTCGGGATGCTTCCCAAGATGGAGAGGTGCAACGCCAGGACGATGGAGAACTTCCGCCGCCTGGGCATCGAGGACGAGATACGCGATGCGGGCCTCGACAACGACATGCCGATGGACGTCTTCATCTGTCTGGAAGACGTCAACCGGCCTCCGCTGGTCACCCACGAGTACGCCTCGGTGAACGAGCTGAAACGGTCCTACCGCTCCACGCACGACGGCACGACGGCGGCCGTGCCTTATCAGCTGATCTCCCAGTACACACTGGAGCCGCTCCTCTGCGAGATCGCACGCCGCTATCCCTCCGTGCAGATCACCTTCGATCGTGAGCTGACGGACTTCACTCAGACCGAGGACGCCGTGCAAGTCGAACTGCGCTCGGCCTCTGGCGAGGGGTGGGAGATCGACGCCGACTACCTCGTAGGCTGCGACGGAGGTGCCAGCACCGTCCGGGATCTCCTCGGATTCACGTTGGAGGGCGAGACGCTGCTCGCGATGCGACAGGCGCTGTTCCGGTCGGATGAGCTTCTCGATCGCATCCCGATCGGCAAGGGACGGCATTATCACATCGCCGACGACAAGAACTCGTTCCTCATCGTGCAGGACGACAAGCAGCACTTCTCCCTCCACGCGACCGTCTCCTCCGATGAGGAGATGCCACCGCTGTTCGAGAAGATCATCGGCTTCCCGATCGACTACGAGACGCTCTACGTCGGAGGCTGGCAGCAGCGTCTGATGCTCGCGAACCGATACCGGGACCGCAGAGTCTTCCTCGCCGGGGACTCCGCCCATCTCGTGATCCCTACCGGGGGTCTGGGCATGAACACGGGGCACGGCGACGCGGTCGACCTGGCGTGGAAGCTCGCGGCCGTCGTCGGCGGCTGGGGCGGCCCCGGTCTCCTGGACTCCTACGAGGCCGAACGACGTCCGACGGGTCGGCGGAACATCGCGGCGTCCCGGCGCGCCGCGAAGGGACGACGTCAGTGGCGGGACATGTGGCGTCCGGAGATCGCCGATGAGAGCGCGGCGGGCGAGCGGGCGCGTGCCGACCTCAGAGAGGTCGCCGAGCGGGAGCAGCGATGGAGCAACGACCTGTACGGCATCGAGCTCGGATACCGCTACATGGCCTCTCCCGTCCTCGCGTACGACGCCGCACCGGACTCGGAGGATCAGCCCGTGGAGTTCGAGTACTCGCCGTCGACGCTCGTCGGAGCCCGGCTTCCCAATGTCTGGCTGCGGGACGGCCGGCCGCTGCAGGATGAGTTCGGATTCGAGTTCACGCTCATCGATACGACGCCCTCCGGTGCCGACGCCAGCGAACTGGCTGCCGCCTTCGAACGGCTCGGGGCGCCGTTCCGCTCGATCAGACCGGATTCCGACCACGCCGCGCGCGTCTACGGTGAGGGCCTTCTGCTGATCCGACCGGACCTGCATATCGCCTGGTCGGGCGACGCCTGCCCCGAGGATGCACAAGGGCTGGCGATGAGGCTCACCGGCCGGTACCCGGCATCGACGGCCCGGTAA
- a CDS encoding alpha/beta fold hydrolase produces MTVPRIALTAPVGPSSAPLVVLGPSLGTSTILWEEVVPLLAQRYRVSAWDLPGHGVSPKASAPFTVTELADAVADVAGSEGDSSILYAGVSLGGAVGLELLLAHPRFVSAAAIVASGAFLGGPAPWHERAAKVRAQGTPSLLSQSAGRWFAPDSLQKRPVIGGRLLHSLSDADDESYALCCEALADYDVRERLAEISAPTLVLWGEHDQVAPESKAEEITAAIQGSRSQRIAEAAHLPPAERPHAVAEALRRFFDSITTRRNDA; encoded by the coding sequence ATGACCGTGCCGAGGATCGCCCTCACCGCGCCGGTCGGGCCGTCGAGCGCGCCACTGGTCGTCCTCGGCCCCTCGCTGGGCACCTCGACGATCCTCTGGGAAGAGGTCGTTCCCCTGCTCGCACAGCGATATCGTGTCAGCGCCTGGGATCTGCCCGGCCATGGAGTCTCGCCGAAAGCGTCGGCGCCCTTCACGGTCACAGAGCTCGCCGATGCGGTCGCCGACGTGGCCGGCAGCGAAGGAGACAGCAGCATCCTCTACGCGGGCGTCTCGCTCGGTGGCGCGGTGGGGCTGGAGCTGCTGCTCGCGCACCCCCGGTTTGTCTCCGCAGCGGCCATCGTGGCATCGGGCGCGTTCCTCGGCGGTCCGGCCCCGTGGCATGAGCGCGCAGCGAAGGTGCGCGCCCAGGGAACGCCGAGCCTGTTGTCGCAATCGGCCGGGCGCTGGTTCGCACCGGATTCGCTCCAGAAACGCCCGGTCATCGGCGGAAGACTGCTGCACTCGCTCAGCGATGCCGACGACGAGAGCTACGCCCTCTGCTGTGAGGCTCTCGCGGATTACGACGTGCGGGAACGCCTGGCAGAGATCTCCGCACCGACGCTCGTGCTGTGGGGCGAGCACGATCAGGTCGCTCCGGAATCGAAGGCGGAGGAGATCACGGCGGCGATCCAAGGCAGCAGATCGCAGCGCATCGCGGAGGCCGCGCACCTTCCCCCCGCGGAACGGCCGCATGC
- a CDS encoding ABC transporter substrate-binding protein produces MNTARFVGGAIIAVAALALASCSAGGDGPADGGSDESGGTEPTSIVVGTLPIVDTAPLHLGIEQGFFEEENLDVTTEIASGGAALLPAVVSGDYQFGFSEMTSLLIASSKGLPVQIVSEGDSSNGNTTLGEDYMEVLVAPGSDIQDVKDLEGKRVATNGISNINYVLVRDGVDAAGGDSEKVEFIEVAFPDQVNALMTGQVDAIATPEPFHTMAINQGAIPIFQTYSAVPNLTVASWFTSSQYEKSNPDVVAAFQRAIQKSLDYATENPEEARRILLDYTQLSPELVEQIVLPGWPATLNRASLEYVMEATDRYGLIEGDVDLDALLGSTPID; encoded by the coding sequence ATGAACACAGCACGTTTCGTCGGCGGCGCGATCATCGCAGTCGCCGCACTTGCCCTCGCGAGCTGCAGTGCTGGCGGAGACGGCCCTGCCGACGGCGGTTCGGACGAGAGCGGGGGCACCGAGCCCACCAGCATCGTCGTGGGGACACTCCCGATCGTCGATACCGCGCCGTTGCACCTGGGTATCGAGCAGGGATTCTTCGAGGAGGAGAACCTGGACGTCACCACGGAGATCGCCTCGGGAGGAGCCGCGCTGCTTCCCGCCGTCGTCAGCGGGGACTATCAGTTCGGCTTCTCGGAGATGACCTCGCTGCTCATCGCCTCGAGCAAGGGCCTGCCCGTCCAGATCGTGTCCGAAGGTGACTCGTCCAATGGGAACACGACGCTGGGAGAGGACTACATGGAAGTGCTCGTGGCGCCGGGGAGCGACATCCAGGACGTCAAGGATCTCGAGGGTAAGCGGGTGGCGACGAACGGGATCTCGAACATCAACTACGTGCTCGTGCGTGACGGCGTCGACGCGGCCGGAGGCGATTCGGAGAAGGTGGAGTTCATCGAAGTCGCCTTCCCGGATCAGGTCAATGCTCTGATGACCGGCCAGGTCGACGCCATCGCCACACCGGAGCCGTTCCACACCATGGCGATCAACCAGGGCGCGATCCCGATCTTCCAGACGTACAGTGCGGTTCCCAACCTCACCGTCGCATCCTGGTTCACCAGTTCGCAGTATGAGAAGTCGAACCCCGATGTCGTAGCGGCGTTCCAGCGTGCGATCCAGAAGTCGCTCGACTACGCGACCGAGAACCCTGAGGAGGCGCGCCGCATTCTCCTCGACTACACGCAGCTCTCTCCGGAGCTCGTCGAGCAGATCGTGCTTCCGGGCTGGCCCGCAACGCTCAACAGGGCCTCGCTCGAGTACGTCATGGAGGCGACGGATCGTTACGGCCTCATCGAGGGGGACGTCGACCTCGATGCCCTGCTGGGCAGCACACCGATCGACTGA
- the pcaH gene encoding protocatechuate 3,4-dioxygenase subunit beta encodes MTEGASGATDLETPHASAGLQPQSLISQEIGDLHAEYRSREVTGETLPTTVQDFPPYRSSLLRHPTKDPQLVDPESIELWSPAFGQRDVAEIESDLTLQHSGEPQGERMTVRGRLLDSWGRPIPHQLIEIWQANAAGRYVHRRDQHPAPLDPHFTGAGRAITNDAGEYFFTTIKPGPYPWKNHLNAWRPAHIHFSVFGASFTQRLITQLYFPGDPLFALDPIYNSIHRQEDRDRLVAVYDHDLSVPEFSLGYRFDIVVDGPDATWFEPEGGDL; translated from the coding sequence ATGACAGAAGGAGCATCCGGCGCGACGGACCTTGAGACCCCGCATGCATCGGCCGGCCTGCAGCCCCAATCCCTCATCTCGCAGGAGATCGGCGACTTGCATGCCGAGTACCGGTCTCGTGAGGTCACAGGTGAGACCCTGCCGACGACGGTGCAGGATTTCCCTCCGTACAGATCCAGCCTTCTCCGTCATCCGACGAAGGACCCCCAGCTCGTCGACCCCGAGTCGATCGAGCTCTGGTCGCCCGCGTTCGGCCAGCGAGACGTGGCAGAGATCGAATCGGATCTCACCCTGCAGCACAGCGGCGAACCCCAGGGCGAGCGCATGACGGTACGCGGACGTCTTCTGGACTCGTGGGGCCGCCCGATTCCTCACCAGCTCATCGAGATCTGGCAGGCGAATGCCGCGGGACGGTACGTTCACAGACGCGATCAGCACCCGGCACCGCTGGATCCCCACTTCACCGGCGCGGGCCGTGCGATCACGAACGACGCCGGCGAGTACTTCTTCACGACGATCAAGCCGGGCCCCTACCCCTGGAAGAACCATCTCAACGCCTGGCGACCTGCGCACATCCATTTCTCGGTGTTCGGAGCCTCGTTCACTCAGCGGCTCATCACCCAGCTCTATTTCCCGGGGGATCCGCTTTTCGCCCTCGACCCGATCTACAACAGCATCCATCGGCAGGAGGATCGGGATCGTCTCGTCGCCGTGTACGATCACGATCTGTCCGTGCCGGAGTTCTCTCTGGGGTATCGGTTCGACATCGTCGTCGACGGGCCCGATGCCACCTGGTTCGAGCCCGAAGGAGGGGATCTGTGA
- a CDS encoding lyase family protein, protein MRSRTESPALDHGLLSPVTTGFDEAVTDAAIRDALVGTEAALARAWAKVGAAPTELADAISNAFARRDDIARAVDLDALARAAVAGGNPVIPLVGMLRSAVPAEAREWVHRGATSQDILDSALMVVAQQAAGETVAVLRDAETAVAALAEAHRNDVGAARSLTQHGVPTTFGLRAANWLRGMKRAAGRLEQLAADLPAQLGGAGGTLASFVQIGGSAGAARLPAAFAAELGLAVPHAPWHTTRWPVTELGDALVQVLDALGVIAADVATLSRTEIGEAHEHAAGGSSAMPQKQNPTAAVLIRSAAVRAPHLAATLHTASALAVDERPDGSWHAEWPALRELSRLALGASGTARRLLEGLRVDSDAIARNLRMTGSLIVAERVSIALGEEAATALIEAARAGTDVTAALAPYAASAGLDVHELLDPAEYLGFASSLIDSALEEE, encoded by the coding sequence TTGCGTTCTCGAACTGAGTCGCCTGCCCTCGACCACGGCCTGCTCTCGCCGGTGACGACCGGCTTCGACGAGGCGGTGACCGATGCTGCGATCCGCGACGCCCTCGTCGGCACGGAAGCTGCTCTGGCGAGGGCGTGGGCGAAGGTCGGCGCCGCACCGACCGAGCTCGCAGACGCGATCTCGAACGCCTTCGCCCGGCGAGACGACATCGCCCGGGCGGTCGATCTGGACGCACTGGCCAGGGCGGCGGTCGCGGGAGGGAATCCGGTGATTCCGCTCGTCGGCATGCTGCGATCGGCCGTCCCCGCGGAGGCCCGCGAATGGGTGCATCGCGGCGCGACGAGCCAGGACATCCTCGACTCCGCGCTCATGGTGGTCGCTCAGCAGGCCGCCGGCGAGACGGTCGCCGTGCTGCGGGATGCGGAAACCGCCGTGGCGGCGCTTGCGGAAGCGCACCGGAACGATGTCGGTGCCGCTCGATCGCTCACGCAGCACGGAGTGCCGACGACATTCGGGCTGCGGGCCGCGAACTGGCTGCGCGGCATGAAGCGTGCAGCCGGGCGCCTCGAGCAGCTCGCCGCCGATCTTCCCGCGCAGCTCGGCGGCGCCGGCGGTACGCTGGCGTCCTTCGTGCAGATCGGCGGCAGCGCCGGCGCGGCGCGGCTCCCCGCGGCTTTCGCCGCCGAACTCGGTCTCGCCGTTCCGCACGCGCCATGGCATACGACGAGGTGGCCGGTCACAGAGCTCGGAGACGCACTCGTTCAAGTGCTCGACGCGCTGGGCGTCATCGCCGCCGACGTCGCAACCCTCAGCCGCACCGAGATCGGCGAGGCCCACGAACACGCCGCCGGCGGCTCGTCGGCGATGCCGCAGAAGCAGAACCCCACCGCGGCAGTGCTCATCCGTTCGGCGGCGGTCCGGGCGCCGCATCTCGCCGCGACCCTGCACACCGCGTCGGCGCTCGCGGTCGACGAACGACCAGACGGGAGCTGGCACGCGGAGTGGCCTGCTCTTCGCGAACTGTCGCGGCTGGCGCTGGGCGCATCGGGAACCGCGAGGCGGCTTCTCGAAGGGCTGCGCGTCGATTCCGACGCGATCGCCCGGAACCTGCGCATGACCGGGAGCCTGATCGTCGCGGAGCGAGTTTCGATCGCGCTCGGAGAAGAGGCGGCGACGGCATTGATCGAGGCCGCGCGCGCCGGGACGGATGTCACGGCGGCCCTCGCCCCGTACGCGGCTTCCGCGGGTCTCGACGTGCACGAGCTCCTCGACCCTGCCGAATATCTGGGTTTCGCATCGTCCCTCATCGACAGCGCATTGGAGGAGGAATGA
- a CDS encoding ABC transporter permease, whose amino-acid sequence MAEIIDGARLPRTRVFSGGAHRPPAALLGAISIIAFLLVLEVLPRIGAVDPNLVPPFSEMIAALGRLLMTSLFWESFGATVFGWLLGLAIAVVAGGVLGAAVGSIRRVRDATATTVEFLRPIPSVAFIPLVVILFGTGWFPTFVLVVYASFWQVFVQVVYGAQDVDSVARETAQTYQLNWWMRVRYLTWPTILPYLFIGFRLAATVALIIEITGELIIGSPGLGKQIAIAQQSAATDSMFGLVIVTGLLGVAANILPKVLERSVLRWHPSVRREQSS is encoded by the coding sequence GTGGCGGAAATCATCGACGGTGCGCGCCTCCCGAGAACGCGAGTGTTCTCGGGAGGCGCGCACCGACCACCGGCGGCGCTGCTCGGTGCGATCAGTATCATCGCGTTTCTGCTCGTGCTCGAGGTCCTGCCTCGGATAGGAGCGGTCGATCCGAACCTCGTCCCTCCGTTCAGCGAGATGATCGCGGCCCTCGGGCGTCTGCTGATGACGTCGCTGTTCTGGGAGTCGTTCGGTGCGACGGTGTTCGGATGGCTGCTGGGGCTGGCCATAGCAGTCGTCGCAGGCGGTGTGCTCGGAGCCGCGGTGGGAAGCATCCGCCGGGTACGGGACGCGACGGCCACGACCGTGGAGTTCCTGCGTCCGATCCCGTCGGTCGCTTTCATCCCTCTGGTCGTGATCCTCTTCGGCACCGGCTGGTTCCCCACGTTCGTCCTGGTCGTCTACGCATCGTTCTGGCAGGTCTTCGTCCAGGTGGTCTACGGCGCGCAAGATGTGGACTCCGTGGCGCGGGAGACCGCACAGACATACCAGCTGAACTGGTGGATGCGCGTGCGATACCTGACCTGGCCCACGATCCTGCCCTACCTCTTCATCGGGTTCCGGCTGGCTGCGACGGTCGCGCTCATCATCGAGATCACCGGTGAACTCATCATCGGATCGCCCGGCCTCGGCAAACAGATCGCGATCGCGCAGCAGTCCGCCGCCACGGACAGCATGTTCGGGCTGGTCATCGTGACCGGACTGCTCGGCGTGGCCGCCAACATCCTTCCGAAGGTGCTGGAACGCAGCGTTCTTCGCTGGCACCCGTCGGTGCGGAGGGAGCAGAGCTCATGA
- a CDS encoding amidohydrolase family protein gives MKIDSFCHLLPPRYADRFFAIDDSAPLKNLQERTRNIPALFDLDLRFRQMDEFGAYRQVINVAAPPLEDMGSSAFNAEMARLANDSLAELVADHPDRFVGFCAAVSLDDPQRAIEEAEYAFTELGAVGVQIYSHVHGKPLDLPEFDAFWETIARHDKLVQVHPNRTSAWPDYPTETRSRFEIWWALGWEYDLSAFCARIVFSGILERWPNLKFLIHHGGAMIPHFAGRIGPGWDQLGARTPQSQREDVELPHPLTRRPMDYFKMFYADTATFGAADPLWTSLRFFGVDRTLFASDSPYDPEKGPGFIRSTIAAIESFESLTGDEKESIYHRNATRLFGFDASTQSAS, from the coding sequence ATGAAGATCGATTCCTTCTGCCACCTGCTTCCTCCCCGCTACGCCGACCGGTTCTTCGCCATCGACGACAGTGCGCCTCTCAAGAACCTGCAGGAGAGAACCCGCAACATTCCTGCCCTGTTCGACCTCGACCTCCGCTTCCGGCAGATGGACGAGTTCGGCGCCTACCGGCAGGTGATCAACGTCGCCGCACCGCCGCTGGAGGACATGGGCAGCAGCGCGTTCAACGCGGAGATGGCTCGGCTCGCCAACGACAGCCTCGCCGAACTGGTCGCGGATCACCCGGATCGTTTCGTCGGATTCTGCGCAGCAGTATCGCTTGACGACCCGCAGCGGGCGATCGAGGAAGCGGAGTACGCGTTCACCGAGCTGGGCGCCGTCGGCGTGCAGATCTACTCGCATGTGCACGGCAAGCCGCTCGACCTGCCGGAGTTCGACGCGTTCTGGGAGACCATCGCCCGGCACGACAAGCTGGTGCAGGTGCACCCGAACCGCACCTCCGCCTGGCCCGACTACCCGACCGAGACGCGTTCCAGGTTCGAGATCTGGTGGGCGCTCGGATGGGAGTACGACCTGTCGGCGTTCTGCGCCAGGATCGTCTTCTCGGGAATCCTGGAGCGCTGGCCGAACCTCAAGTTCCTCATCCACCACGGCGGCGCCATGATCCCTCACTTCGCCGGGCGCATCGGGCCGGGATGGGATCAGCTCGGAGCCCGCACTCCGCAGAGCCAGCGCGAGGATGTCGAGCTCCCCCACCCGCTGACCCGGCGGCCCATGGACTACTTCAAGATGTTCTACGCGGACACCGCGACCTTCGGTGCGGCCGATCCGCTGTGGACCTCGTTGCGCTTCTTCGGGGTGGATCGCACGCTCTTCGCCTCCGACAGCCCTTACGACCCGGAGAAGGGGCCTGGCTTCATCCGCTCCACCATCGCCGCCATCGAGAGCTTCGAGTCGCTGACCGGAGATGAGAAGGAGAGCATCTACCACCGCAATGCGACGCGACTGTTCGGCTTCGACGCGTCAACACAGAGCGCCTCGTGA
- a CDS encoding IclR family transcriptional regulator, which yields MANSPSGDSVAGRLIRVLETFTAARMVQTAAEIGRRSGLPDSTAHRIVGDLVRAGLLERDQDRRIRIGMRLWELATRSSDALRLRQAALPSMERVQSRVREHTQLAVLEQDEALFLERLSGPESGSNVIRVAGRLPLHASSSGLVLLAFGSRELQERILAGPLVALSRETVTDAAALRRKLAEVRRLGHAVAPGYVEEVSTGVAVPVKDETGAVTAALSVVLRRHDLVEATLAELHAAAGEISHALGHRR from the coding sequence ATGGCGAATTCTCCTTCCGGCGATTCCGTCGCCGGCCGGCTCATTCGGGTGCTCGAGACGTTCACAGCGGCCCGGATGGTCCAGACTGCGGCTGAGATCGGGCGACGATCCGGCCTGCCCGACTCGACGGCGCATCGCATCGTCGGCGACCTCGTCCGGGCGGGGCTGCTCGAACGGGATCAGGACCGCCGGATCCGTATCGGGATGCGCCTGTGGGAGCTGGCGACGCGCTCGTCCGATGCATTGCGACTGCGGCAGGCCGCTCTGCCGTCAATGGAGCGCGTGCAGTCCAGGGTGCGCGAGCATACGCAACTGGCGGTCCTCGAGCAGGATGAGGCGCTGTTCCTGGAGCGGCTGTCGGGGCCGGAATCGGGATCGAACGTCATTCGCGTGGCTGGACGCCTCCCCTTGCACGCTTCGTCGTCGGGGCTCGTGCTGCTCGCGTTCGGGTCGCGCGAACTGCAGGAGCGGATCCTGGCCGGCCCGCTCGTGGCGCTCTCACGTGAGACCGTCACCGATGCCGCGGCCCTGCGGCGGAAGCTCGCAGAGGTCCGGCGCCTCGGTCATGCCGTCGCTCCGGGATATGTCGAAGAGGTCTCCACGGGTGTGGCGGTGCCGGTCAAGGACGAGACCGGAGCGGTCACGGCGGCGCTCTCGGTCGTGCTGCGTCGGCATGACCTCGTGGAGGCGACGCTGGCAGAACTGCACGCGGCGGCGGGGGAGATCTCCCACGCTCTGGGCCACCGTCGGTGA
- a CDS encoding FAD-dependent monooxygenase → MEEYNAVIVGGGPVGMALALDLGLRGQRCAVVEKRTELSLIPKGQGLSQRSVEHFWRWGISDELRAARSLPGDFGIGQVTVYDQLQSGIWDALPGRELIQRYYFQKNVRLPQYRTEEVIRRRVAQLPNIDTFFGWTAVDVAQDDRSASVVIERASTKRTLTGDYVIGSDGGRSLVRENAGIARGGTDFGELVALVVFRSAEFNALLEQFPKRTTYRVMAPDLQGYWMFFGRVDDEDQFFFHAPVPADAPDPERAAVELISVAAGEQVACEIEHIGFWDLRVSVAEDYRVGRIFVAGDAAHTHPPYGGFGLNNGLEDAVNLSWKLDAVLRGWAGDALLDTYSPERGDVFRDVGEKLIAGWILDDRRFLSTHAPGEDPDEFKKEFAEVSRGFGKRLSTFEPNYEGSAAVAGPAGGRNGAIGTHTMTARAGHHLSPVQLTSGENVFETLGTGFTLIGLDADDSAVTAIADVARALGIPLAVVRDDRRGERAEYATRLILVRPDQFVAWTGDTAPDDAGTMWRRLLGLPRA, encoded by the coding sequence GTGGAAGAGTACAACGCGGTGATCGTCGGCGGCGGCCCGGTCGGCATGGCCCTCGCACTGGACCTGGGTCTGCGCGGTCAGCGCTGTGCAGTCGTCGAGAAGCGCACGGAGCTCTCGCTGATCCCCAAGGGACAAGGCCTGTCTCAGCGCTCCGTCGAGCATTTCTGGCGCTGGGGCATCTCGGACGAGCTCCGTGCGGCTCGATCCCTGCCCGGAGACTTCGGCATCGGTCAGGTGACCGTCTACGACCAGCTGCAGAGCGGGATCTGGGATGCGCTTCCCGGGCGCGAGCTCATCCAGCGCTACTACTTCCAGAAGAACGTACGCCTTCCGCAATACCGGACCGAAGAGGTCATCCGCCGCCGGGTGGCCCAGCTGCCGAACATCGACACCTTCTTCGGGTGGACGGCAGTCGACGTCGCACAGGACGACAGGTCGGCATCCGTCGTCATCGAACGGGCCTCGACGAAGCGCACCCTGACCGGCGACTACGTGATCGGCAGCGACGGCGGACGCTCGCTCGTGCGCGAGAACGCGGGCATCGCCCGCGGCGGAACCGACTTCGGCGAACTCGTCGCGCTGGTGGTGTTCCGCTCAGCCGAGTTCAATGCGCTCCTTGAGCAGTTCCCCAAACGGACGACCTACCGGGTGATGGCACCGGACCTCCAGGGATACTGGATGTTCTTCGGTCGCGTCGATGACGAGGATCAGTTCTTCTTCCATGCACCCGTTCCCGCCGACGCTCCGGATCCGGAGAGAGCGGCCGTCGAGCTCATCTCCGTCGCCGCGGGCGAGCAGGTCGCCTGCGAGATCGAGCACATCGGCTTCTGGGATCTGCGGGTCTCGGTCGCGGAAGACTACCGCGTGGGCCGGATCTTCGTCGCCGGCGATGCGGCCCACACCCACCCGCCATACGGGGGATTCGGCCTGAACAACGGACTCGAGGACGCCGTCAATCTGTCGTGGAAACTCGACGCCGTGCTCAGAGGCTGGGCCGGAGACGCGCTTCTGGACACCTACTCGCCCGAACGGGGCGATGTGTTCCGCGATGTGGGCGAGAAGCTCATCGCCGGCTGGATCCTGGATGATCGCAGGTTCCTCAGCACTCACGCCCCTGGCGAGGATCCGGATGAATTCAAGAAGGAGTTCGCCGAGGTGTCGCGCGGCTTCGGCAAGCGTCTGAGCACGTTCGAACCGAACTACGAGGGCTCGGCCGCGGTGGCCGGCCCCGCCGGCGGACGCAACGGCGCCATCGGGACGCACACCATGACGGCTCGCGCCGGCCATCACCTCTCACCGGTTCAGCTCACGTCCGGCGAGAACGTCTTCGAAACCCTCGGCACCGGGTTCACGTTGATCGGCCTGGACGCCGACGACAGCGCCGTGACGGCGATCGCGGATGTCGCACGCGCGCTCGGGATCCCCCTGGCCGTGGTTCGCGACGACCGCCGAGGAGAGCGCGCCGAGTATGCAACCCGCCTGATCCTGGTGCGGCCGGATCAGTTCGTCGCCTGGACCGGAGACACGGCCCCGGACGACGCAGGGACCATGTGGCGACGGCTGCTCGGACTGCCCAGGGCATGA
- the pcaG gene encoding protocatechuate 3,4-dioxygenase subunit alpha, with amino-acid sequence MAEVPERTHGTTGSQTIGPFFAFGLEYPRMHEVVPPQSPGSIVLGGTVYDGAGDPVPDSMIEIWSTDSDGSVPRLRGFLARDGRSFTGFGRAFTNDEGRYEFWTRNPGAPGDGAPFFAAVIFSRGLPSKLHTRIYLPGNDALLEADPLLSRLTAPERDTLVATRAPDGHLQHDIRLQGQKETVFLAFSN; translated from the coding sequence ATGGCTGAGGTTCCCGAAAGGACCCATGGCACCACGGGGAGCCAGACGATCGGTCCCTTCTTCGCCTTCGGCCTGGAGTACCCGCGGATGCACGAGGTCGTCCCGCCGCAGTCGCCGGGGTCGATCGTGCTGGGCGGAACGGTCTACGACGGCGCCGGCGATCCGGTTCCGGATTCCATGATCGAGATCTGGTCGACGGACTCCGACGGCTCGGTCCCGCGTCTGCGCGGTTTCCTCGCGCGCGATGGTCGCAGCTTCACCGGCTTCGGGCGAGCATTCACGAACGACGAGGGGCGCTACGAGTTCTGGACCCGCAATCCCGGCGCGCCCGGCGACGGCGCACCGTTCTTCGCGGCCGTCATCTTCTCGCGGGGACTGCCGAGCAAGCTGCACACCCGCATCTACCTCCCCGGGAACGATGCGCTGCTCGAGGCCGATCCGCTGCTCTCACGTCTGACGGCTCCTGAGCGCGACACGCTCGTGGCGACGCGCGCCCCCGACGGTCACCTGCAGCACGACATCCGTCTACAAGGCCAGAAGGAGACCGTCTTCCTTGCGTTCTCGAACTGA